The following DNA comes from Cloacibacillus sp..
GGCGGAGCGCCATTTTCCGACCTTGACTGCGTGCGTTACGGCGAGGTGAAAAACGTAAACGAGATAGTCTTCGACAAAAAGTCGGATTACTCTTTTAAGGAGGCGCTGCTGCCGCTCTCGGAGACACTTTTTTTCTTCACCGAGGAACATCTTAAGGAGGCCGACGGCCCTCAAAGAGAGGCGCTGATCTTCCTGAGAAGCTGCGACCTGCACGCGGTACGGCGGCTAGACGAGATATATCTGCGCAGCGGCGTGGAGGATTATTACTACAAGCGCCTCCGTGAAAGGGTCAAATTCGTCCTCATGGGCTGCCCCGCGCCCTTTGAAAGCTGCTTCTGCGTCGATATGGGTACGAACCGCGCCGAGGGCTACGTCCTTTCAATAGAGCCTCGCGGCGGGGGCTTTGCCGTGGAGTGCCGACTGCCAGAATTTGAAGTGCTTGCCGCGGATATCGGCGGCCGCGCCGGCGACGCCGCGCCCTCCTTCGTCAGCGAAACGCCGACGCGCGTGGATATCCCCGTTGGGCTGACCGCCGAAGTTAGCCGCGCGGGAATGTGGAACGAATATGACAGCCGCTGTATCAACTGCGGACGCTGCAACTTCGTCTGCCCGACATGCACCTGCTACACAATGCAGGACATCTTCTACAGCGACAACGGCAGGGTCGGCGAGCGCCGCCGCGTGCAGGCCTCCTGCATGGCGGACGGTTTCACGGATGTAGCCGGCGGCGGCAGCTACCGTAAAAAGAGCGGCGAGCGGATGCGCTTCAAGACACTGCACAAGATATACGATTTCAAAGAACGCTTCGGCTACCAGATGTGCGTCGGCTGCGAACGCTGCGACGACGCCTGCCCCGAATATATATCCTTCTCCCACTGTATAAACAGACTCGCGGAGGCTATAAAGGAGGTCGAGAAAGATGCTTGAAAACGAATATGTCCCCTTCCTCTCCAAGATAACGGCGGTCGTCAAACATACCGAGATCGAATACACTTTCCGCATGAGCTATGAGGGCGACGTGAAGCCCGGACAGTTCTTCGAGGTCTCGATCCCGAAATTCGGCGAGGCTCCCATCTCCGTAAGCGGCATAGGCGACGGCACCGTGGATCTGACGATACGGCGCGTCGGGCAGGTGACGAACGAGATATTCGAACGCTTCACCGGCGGGAGCCTTTTCCTGCGCGGCCCATACGGCAACGGCTTCAATCTTGACGACTACCGCGGCAAAGACCTTGTCGTCATCGCCGGCGGCACCGGGCTCAGCCCCGTGCGAGGCGTGGTGGACCACTTCTCGCGCCACCCGCGTGATAGGGGCTCTATGACCCTGATCGCGGGCTTCAAAAGTCCCGCCGACATTCTCTTCTCGGAGGACATCAAACGCTGGGAAAAGACGATGAACGTCATCCTCACCGTCGACTGCGCGGACGAATGCTCCTGTTACCGCGTCGGCCTCGTCACAAAATATATACCGGAGCTGAAACTGCGGACGCCGTCAGAGGCCGCCGCGATAGTCGTCGGACCGCCGATGATGATGAAATTTTCAACACGCGGACTCATCGAGGCCGGCTTTCAGGAGGAAAATATCTGGATATCGCAGGAACGCCGGATGTGCTGCGGCATCGGCAAGTGCGGCCACTGCAAGATCGGCGCGGCATACGTCTGTCTCGACGGTCCGGTATTCAACTACGTGACGGGCAAAAACCTGATCGACTGAGGGGAGGTGCGGATAATGGATATAAACACAAAAAAGCTGAAGAAAAACGCCTTCCGCGTCACGAAGGTACGTGGAGTCACGGCTTCGCGCATCCGCGTGCCGGGGGGCCACCTTGAGGCGAAATACCTGCGGATACTGCAGGAGATCGCCGAACGCTGCGGCGACGGAACAGTGCATATCACCAGTCGGCAGGGTTTCGAGCTGCCCGGCATTCCCTTCGAGAAGATGCCGGAGGTGAACGCCATGCTCCAGCCGGTGATAGAGGGGCTGGAGATAAACCAGACAAGCCCCGGCACGGGTTACCCCGCCTCCGGTACGAGAAACGTCACCGCCTGCGTCGGCAGCCGCGTCTGCCCCTACGGCTGCTACGACACGACCGCCTTCGCGAAGCATATTGAAAAGGCCATCTTCCCCAACGACCTGCACTTCAAGATCGCGCTCACGGGGTGCCCAAATGACTGCGCGAAGGTGCGCCTGCACGACTTCGGGATCATCGGCATGACGGAGCCGCAATTTGAAGCGGAGCGCTGTGTCAGCTGCGGCGCCTGCCTCAGATACTGCGAAAAAAAATCCGTCAAGGCGCTGGAGAAGGTCAGCTTTCGACCCCGGCGCAGCCACGAAAAGTGTATCGGCTGCGGCGAGTGCGTCATCAACTGCCCCACCCGCGCATGGACGCGCAGCGGCGAGAAATATTACCGCCTTACGCTGCTGGGACGCACGGGAAAGCGCAACCCCAGGCTCGGCGAGGATTTTATAAAATGGGTGGATGAGGAAAGCATCATCCGCATCATCCTCAATGCCTACAGATACGTGGAAAAGTATATCGACGCGTGCGCCCCAGGCGGCAAAGAGCATGTCGGCTACATCGTGGACCGCACAGGCTTCGAAGAATTCCGCCGATGGGCGTTTGAAGGAGTGGAACTGCCAGCGAAGGCCGAGGTCTATTCGCCGCTTTACTGGAAGGGACCGAAATTTTAGGGATAATACGACATAGGGCAAGCCGGCGGCTTTTTCACAAAAGGGCCGCCGGCTTACTTCATCTATAACAGCCGCCTTGTCAAAAAACTTATCCGCCTTCAAACAGCCAGGACACTGATCCAGCCTCCGGCATCCTCTTGCGGCCGCGACGGAAAAAACTGCCGCCATAATGGTGCTTCACGCCACTCGCGAAGGCCCCGCCCACGCGGGCGGATAGTCCAGCCGCTGGGCAGCCTATGGACTGCGGCGGTTTCGTCATATATACGAAAGGAAATAGCGGTGGACGCATTCGTCGTCCGTTATCTCGGGGTGAAAGGCGGTGGCGAGCATATTCCTCTCCCGCGCCGCCGTAATCAGCCCCGCGTGACGCGCGAGCACCTCCGTGCCGCCGCCCACGGAGGCGATGTACGGCACGCGGATGAAGGGCATCTCGACATCCCTCATCCCCGCGAATTCACCGCGCGCGATGAAGCTCGCAAGCTGACGGCCATATCCGTTGTGGCGCACGGTAATATCCATCGCCGCGAAGTGGCGGCGCTCGTCGTTTTCGATCTCCTTCGCGAGCAGGATCATCCCGGCGCAGGTCCCCCAGACCGGCAGCCCCTCCATTATCATCACGCGCATCGGCACAAAGAGGCCAAGCTCCCGCAGCAGTTTGCCCTGCGCCGTGCTCTCCCCGCCGGGAAAGATCAGCGCGTCAAGCCGCTTAAGATCCGCCCGTTCGCGTATCTCGACGGGCTCCGCGCCGACGCGTGCGAGCATCGCGTAGTGTTCGGCAAAGGCTCCCTGCACCGCGCAGACACCGACGCGTTTCATTATTTTCCGCGCTCCGCCATCAGCACGGCGATCTCGTTCTCGTTGATGCCGACCATCGCGCCGCCGAGGTCTTCTGATATCTCCGCGAGTATCTTGGGGTCCTCATAATTCGTGACCGCCTTGACGATCGCCGCCGCCCTTTTCTCAGGGTTGCCGGATTTGAAGATGCCGCTGCCGACAAAGACACCCTCCGCGCCGAGCAGCATCATCAGCGCCGCGTCGGCGGGCGTCGCCACGCCGCCAGCGGCGAAGTTTACCACCGGCAACCTGCCGCTGTCGTGAACCTCGCGCAGCAGCGCGTAGGGTACCTGCTGCTCCTTCGCCGCCTCAAAGAGCTCGTCTTCGCGCATCGAGACGACGTGCGCAATCTCGGACTGCATCGCGCGCATATGACGCACCGCCTGCACGACGTCGCCGGTCCCCGGCTCGCCCTTCGTGCGGATCATCGTCGCCCCCTCCTCGATGCGCCGCAGCGCCTCCGAGAGGTTTCTCGCGCCGCAGACAAAGGGCACGCGAAAGGCAGTCTTGTCGATATGATAGACATCGTCGGCGGGGCTCAGCACCTCGCTCTCGTCTATGTAATCGATCTCGATCGCCTCAAGGATGCGCGCCTCGGCGATGTGGCCGATGCGGCACTTGGCCATCACGGGGATACTGACGGTCTGCTGGATGCCCCTGATCATCTTCGGGTCGCTCATGCGCGAGACGCCGCCCGCCGCACGGATGTCCGCGGGAATGCGCTCAAGCGCCATAACGGCGCAGGCCCCGGCGCCCTCCGCGATCTTCGCCTGCTCCGGCGTCGTAACATCCATGATCACGCCGCCCTTAAGCATCTTCGCGAGGTCGCGGTTAAGTTTTATCTGGTCTCTATTCTCCATCTCACAATATCCTCCTGAATCGTTCCGGTAAATTCACAGCTGTGTTAAGAGAGTTATAGTTTATAATTGTCATTGCTTCAATGTATAAATATTATTTATTTTTTAATGACAGATGAGGTAAATCGATGATCTTTGACTTTATAAGAATAGACAGGAGGGGCGGCGACGCGCTCTGGCGGCAGATATACGAACAGTTCGCGGCGGCCGCCGACAACGAGATGATCGCGCCGCTCACGCGGCTTCCCTCGATACGTGAGCTTGCCGATGGACTATCGGTGAGCCGTTCGCCGGTCGAGAACGCCTATGAACGGCTCCATATCGACGGCTATCTTATGAGCCGGCCGAAGAGCGGATATTTTATCGCGCCGCGCCGCCGCGGAAACGCTGCGGCATGGGAGAGGGCGCGGGCGAAAAATTCCGCGGATATACGGTACGATCTCAGCTCCGGCAGGATAGAGGCGAAGAGCGCCGACCTCTCGGCATGGCGGCGCTGCCTGCGCGCGGCGCTGAAACGCGAGGATGAGATCACCTCGCGCGGCGATCCCTGCGGCGAGGGCGAGCTGCGCGCGCAGCTCGCGGCTTACGCCTACCGCGCGCGCGGCGTGAAATGCCACGCGGAGGAGATCGTCACCGCCTCCGGCACGCAGCAGCTGCTGTCGCTGCTCTGCCGCGCCCTTGGCGGCGGTGGGCGCGCGGTGCTGGAGAGCCTGGGTTTTGAGCAGGGAGAACGGGTGCTGCGCGACTACGGCTGGGAGGTCTCCGTCGTTGAGGAATCTCCGGATACGGCGGGGAGACTTGGCGACGCGGATATCTTTATGGAAATCGGCTCCAAGCGGCCGCTGCGCACGCTCGCGCAGCGCACGCGGCGCCGGGGCGCGCTCGCGGAATGGGCGCGCGAAAACTGCCGCTTCATCATCGAGGACGACTATAACGGCGAGCTGCGCTATCTCGCGCGTCCAATACCGGCGATGCAGCCGCTCGCGCCGGAGAATATCGTCTACATCGGCAGCTTTTCTCAGCTGCTGCTGCCCTCGGTACGCGTCGCCTATATGGCGCTGCCGCCGCGGCTCGCGGAGAGCTGCGCGGAGGCGGCCCGCTTTTACGACCCCACCTTGAGCAAAGTCGAGCAGCTCGCGCTCGCCGATTATATCCGCGAGGGACATCTCGAACGGCACCTGCGGCGCTGCCGCAAGCTCTATCTGCGCAAAAGCCGCCTCTTCTCGGAGGCGCTGACGCGGACCTTCGGCCCTTCGCTCAGGTGGCGGCTGCTCGAAACCTCGACCGCCTTCGCCCTCACCGCAAGCGGCGCGGAAGAGCTGCGGCTGGCGGCGCTCCACATGGGAATCAAGATCGAGACCGACGGCGGCGACATCCTGCTCTCCTTCGCCGGCCTTCCCGAGGACGATATCGCCGCCGCGGTCTCGGCGCTGAAAGAGGCCTGGCCACAGCTCGGCAATGAGGGCAAAGAGAGAGCGGCAGTGCGCGCATAGGGGACGCCGGTGAAAAACAGCTTGGCGGCGCGGCGTAAAATCCGCGCAAAGGCCCTCATTCCGTCCGCTTTTTGATGTATAATTGAATTGTAAAATAAAATAATTTTATTTTGGAGGTATATAAATGGATTGGTTCGCTGCACAGCCGGCGCCTTTACAGGCTTTGATAGCGGGAATTTTTACCTGGGGCGTGACGGCGCTCGGGGCGGCGGGCGTCTTTTTAGCAAAGCGCCCTAGCCAGAGGCTGCTGGACGTCATGCTCGGCTTCGCGGGAGGCGTGATGATCGCGGCAAGCTACTGGTCGCTGCTCGCCCCCGCGATAGAGGTATCCGAAGAGCTCGGCTACCCTGGATGGCTGCCGCCGCTGATCGGCTTTCTCGCGGGAGGCGGTTCGCTGCGCCTGCTCGACATGGTGATGCCGCATCTTCATCCCGCGATGGCGGAGACGCACCCGGACGGGCCGCCCTCCACCCTGCGCCGCACGACGCTGCTCGTACTCGCGATAACACTGCACAACATCCCCGAGGGGCTCGCCGTTGGCGTCGCCTTTGGCGCGATAGGAATGCTGCCGCAGGCGACGCTGGCGGGGGCAATCGCGCTCGCGCTCGGCATGGGGCTGCAGAATTTCCCCGAAGGGCTCGCCGTTTCGATGCCGCTGCGCCGCGAAGGACTCACACGCGCCAGATCCTTTTTCTACGGACAGCT
Coding sequences within:
- the pdxS gene encoding pyridoxal 5'-phosphate synthase lyase subunit PdxS encodes the protein MENRDQIKLNRDLAKMLKGGVIMDVTTPEQAKIAEGAGACAVMALERIPADIRAAGGVSRMSDPKMIRGIQQTVSIPVMAKCRIGHIAEARILEAIEIDYIDESEVLSPADDVYHIDKTAFRVPFVCGARNLSEALRRIEEGATMIRTKGEPGTGDVVQAVRHMRAMQSEIAHVVSMREDELFEAAKEQQVPYALLREVHDSGRLPVVNFAAGGVATPADAALMMLLGAEGVFVGSGIFKSGNPEKRAAAIVKAVTNYEDPKILAEISEDLGGAMVGINENEIAVLMAERGK
- the pdxT gene encoding pyridoxal 5'-phosphate synthase glutaminase subunit PdxT, producing the protein MKRVGVCAVQGAFAEHYAMLARVGAEPVEIRERADLKRLDALIFPGGESTAQGKLLRELGLFVPMRVMIMEGLPVWGTCAGMILLAKEIENDERRHFAAMDITVRHNGYGRQLASFIARGEFAGMRDVEMPFIRVPYIASVGGGTEVLARHAGLITAARERNMLATAFHPEITDDECVHRYFLSYI
- the asrB gene encoding anaerobic sulfite reductase subunit AsrB — encoded protein: MLENEYVPFLSKITAVVKHTEIEYTFRMSYEGDVKPGQFFEVSIPKFGEAPISVSGIGDGTVDLTIRRVGQVTNEIFERFTGGSLFLRGPYGNGFNLDDYRGKDLVVIAGGTGLSPVRGVVDHFSRHPRDRGSMTLIAGFKSPADILFSEDIKRWEKTMNVILTVDCADECSCYRVGLVTKYIPELKLRTPSEAAAIVVGPPMMMKFSTRGLIEAGFQEENIWISQERRMCCGIGKCGHCKIGAAYVCLDGPVFNYVTGKNLID
- the asrC gene encoding sulfite reductase subunit C; amino-acid sequence: MDINTKKLKKNAFRVTKVRGVTASRIRVPGGHLEAKYLRILQEIAERCGDGTVHITSRQGFELPGIPFEKMPEVNAMLQPVIEGLEINQTSPGTGYPASGTRNVTACVGSRVCPYGCYDTTAFAKHIEKAIFPNDLHFKIALTGCPNDCAKVRLHDFGIIGMTEPQFEAERCVSCGACLRYCEKKSVKALEKVSFRPRRSHEKCIGCGECVINCPTRAWTRSGEKYYRLTLLGRTGKRNPRLGEDFIKWVDEESIIRIILNAYRYVEKYIDACAPGGKEHVGYIVDRTGFEEFRRWAFEGVELPAKAEVYSPLYWKGPKF
- the asrA gene encoding anaerobic sulfite reductase subunit AsrA; translation: MGYMLTTDEADRLIAELGKRCTIYAPKRFAGGAPFSDLDCVRYGEVKNVNEIVFDKKSDYSFKEALLPLSETLFFFTEEHLKEADGPQREALIFLRSCDLHAVRRLDEIYLRSGVEDYYYKRLRERVKFVLMGCPAPFESCFCVDMGTNRAEGYVLSIEPRGGGFAVECRLPEFEVLAADIGGRAGDAAPSFVSETPTRVDIPVGLTAEVSRAGMWNEYDSRCINCGRCNFVCPTCTCYTMQDIFYSDNGRVGERRRVQASCMADGFTDVAGGGSYRKKSGERMRFKTLHKIYDFKERFGYQMCVGCERCDDACPEYISFSHCINRLAEAIKEVEKDA
- a CDS encoding ZIP family metal transporter, whose product is MDWFAAQPAPLQALIAGIFTWGVTALGAAGVFLAKRPSQRLLDVMLGFAGGVMIAASYWSLLAPAIEVSEELGYPGWLPPLIGFLAGGGSLRLLDMVMPHLHPAMAETHPDGPPSTLRRTTLLVLAITLHNIPEGLAVGVAFGAIGMLPQATLAGAIALALGMGLQNFPEGLAVSMPLRREGLTRARSFFYGQLSAIVEPIFAFLGALLVYIAHPLLPYALAFAAGAMIFVVVEETVPESQASGNGDLATTGFLIGFAVMMVLDVALG
- a CDS encoding PLP-dependent aminotransferase family protein; this encodes MIFDFIRIDRRGGDALWRQIYEQFAAAADNEMIAPLTRLPSIRELADGLSVSRSPVENAYERLHIDGYLMSRPKSGYFIAPRRRGNAAAWERARAKNSADIRYDLSSGRIEAKSADLSAWRRCLRAALKREDEITSRGDPCGEGELRAQLAAYAYRARGVKCHAEEIVTASGTQQLLSLLCRALGGGGRAVLESLGFEQGERVLRDYGWEVSVVEESPDTAGRLGDADIFMEIGSKRPLRTLAQRTRRRGALAEWARENCRFIIEDDYNGELRYLARPIPAMQPLAPENIVYIGSFSQLLLPSVRVAYMALPPRLAESCAEAARFYDPTLSKVEQLALADYIREGHLERHLRRCRKLYLRKSRLFSEALTRTFGPSLRWRLLETSTAFALTASGAEELRLAALHMGIKIETDGGDILLSFAGLPEDDIAAAVSALKEAWPQLGNEGKERAAVRA